A stretch of the Streptomyces sp. NBC_01428 genome encodes the following:
- a CDS encoding N-acetyltransferase translates to MRDGEGRAAGRLDFQICHCCRLGHVESIVVAAHWQGQGVGRRAVHTALGPSMGYAWSTSRQTSEGRRFFAAMREETGLAFTAGGAGCPHMLAAHRPGLLRGLLTHHRA, encoded by the coding sequence ATGCGGGACGGCGAGGGACGGGCGGCTGGACGGCTGGACTTCCAGATCTGCCACTGTTGCCGGCTGGGTCATGTGGAGAGCATCGTCGTCGCGGCACACTGGCAGGGCCAGGGCGTCGGCAGACGAGCCGTCCACACGGCTCTGGGCCCGTCCATGGGCTACGCCTGGTCCACGTCACGGCAGACGTCCGAGGGCCGCCGCTTCTTCGCGGCCATGCGGGAGGAGACGGGCCTGGCGTTCACGGCGGGCGGCGCGGGATGCCCGCACATGCTCGCCGCGCACCGGCCGGGACTCCTGCGCGGTCTGCTCACCCACCACCGCGCGTAG
- a CDS encoding SDR family oxidoreductase, with protein MTTTEQPAARVAIVTGGSGGIGSAVAQALAADGMSVVVHYSGRAERADEVVTSIRKAGGEAVAVSGDVADETAMAALYDTAEERFGGVDVVVNTAGIMVLAPLAEMDLDAFDRMHRVNVRGTFVVSQLAARRLRPGGALVNFSTSVTRLQQPTYAAYAATKGAVEAMTLILARELRGRDVTVNAVAPGPTATPLFLEGKSPALVERIAAVSPLERLGTPEDIAQAVAFLAGPGGRWVNGQVLFSNGGAA; from the coding sequence ATGACCACGACTGAGCAGCCCGCCGCCCGTGTGGCGATCGTGACCGGAGGTTCGGGAGGCATCGGCAGCGCCGTCGCGCAGGCGCTGGCCGCGGACGGCATGTCCGTGGTCGTGCACTACTCCGGCCGGGCCGAACGCGCCGACGAGGTCGTGACGTCGATCCGGAAGGCGGGCGGCGAGGCCGTCGCCGTCTCCGGTGACGTCGCGGACGAGACGGCGATGGCTGCCCTGTACGACACCGCCGAGGAGCGATTCGGCGGGGTCGACGTGGTGGTCAACACCGCCGGGATCATGGTGCTGGCCCCGCTGGCCGAGATGGATCTCGACGCCTTCGACCGGATGCACCGGGTCAACGTGCGCGGCACGTTCGTCGTGTCCCAGCTCGCGGCCCGCCGGCTGCGCCCCGGCGGAGCGCTGGTGAACTTCTCCACGTCCGTCACCCGGCTCCAGCAGCCGACGTACGCCGCCTACGCGGCCACCAAGGGCGCGGTCGAGGCGATGACCCTGATCCTCGCCCGCGAACTGCGGGGACGGGACGTCACCGTCAACGCCGTCGCTCCCGGGCCGACCGCCACCCCGCTCTTCCTCGAAGGCAAGAGCCCCGCGCTGGTCGAGCGGATCGCGGCCGTCTCTCCGCTGGAGCGGCTCGGCACGCCGGAGGACATCGCGCAGGCGGTCGCGTTCCTTGCGGGTCCGGGCGGCCGGTGGGTCAACGGCCAGGTCCTGTTCTCCAACGGCGGCGCCGCCTGA
- a CDS encoding TetR/AcrR family transcriptional regulator, whose translation MERGDTEGAGTGILKPGRGRRRAEDVRRATLTTAAELLLAEGVHALTFSKVAARAGVSKMTLYKWWPSPGALAFDAYFTTFKETLAFPDTGDIRRDLRTQLRSFVDLLDRKGSVIAGIVGAAQGDPDLAEALSTHYVTQRRALAVERLTLARQAGQIRDGVDLETIVDQLWGAVYHRLLMPAQPLTTEFVDQLIDNLFQGVAPPPSDPAP comes from the coding sequence GTGGAGCGCGGAGACACCGAGGGAGCCGGAACCGGCATCCTCAAGCCGGGCCGCGGGCGCCGTCGCGCGGAGGACGTCCGCCGCGCCACGCTGACCACGGCGGCCGAGCTGCTGCTCGCCGAGGGGGTGCACGCACTCACCTTCTCGAAGGTCGCAGCCCGCGCGGGTGTCAGCAAGATGACGCTCTACAAATGGTGGCCCTCCCCGGGGGCCCTGGCCTTCGACGCCTACTTCACCACGTTCAAGGAGACCCTCGCCTTCCCCGACACGGGCGACATCAGGCGTGATCTGCGGACGCAGCTGCGCAGTTTCGTCGATCTCCTCGACCGCAAGGGTTCCGTCATCGCCGGGATCGTCGGAGCCGCCCAGGGGGACCCCGACCTGGCGGAGGCGCTCTCGACGCACTACGTCACACAGCGTCGCGCCCTCGCCGTCGAACGTCTCACGCTCGCCCGGCAGGCCGGCCAGATCCGCGACGGGGTCGACCTGGAAACGATCGTCGACCAGCTCTGGGGCGCCGTGTACCACCGGTTGCTGATGCCGGCGCAACCACTGACCACGGAGTTCGTCGATCAGCTGATCGACAATCTCTTCCAGGGCGTCGCGCCGCCCCCTTCCGACCCGGCGCCTTAG